From the Leptolyngbya sp. O-77 genome, one window contains:
- a CDS encoding universal stress protein, translating to MFKTVLFPVDQSRESREAADVVANVVKTYGSRLVILSVVESLDEEKAPTAADLEMTSPEAIAELLQNAKALFTEQGLDAEVMERAGKPAFTICDVADEIGANLIIMGCRGLGLTDEGAADSVTNRVINLSPCPVLIVP from the coding sequence ATGTTTAAAACCGTTTTGTTTCCGGTCGATCAAAGCCGCGAGTCTCGCGAAGCCGCCGACGTGGTAGCCAATGTCGTCAAAACCTACGGCAGTCGCCTGGTGATTTTGTCGGTCGTGGAATCGCTAGATGAAGAAAAAGCTCCTACGGCCGCCGATTTGGAGATGACTTCTCCAGAGGCGATCGCCGAATTGCTCCAAAATGCCAAAGCCCTTTTCACTGAGCAAGGCCTCGATGCGGAGGTTATGGAACGGGCGGGCAAACCTGCCTTTACCATTTGCGATGTAGCCGACGAGATCGGCGCAAATCTGATCATCATGGGCTGTCGGGGGCTAGGACTGACGGACGAGGGAGCCGCCGACAGCGTGACCAACCGCGTGATTAACCTGTCGCCCTGTCCGGTGCTAATTGTGCCGTAG
- a CDS encoding phosphoglycerate kinase: MSKKTLANLTADDLQGKRVLVRADFNVPLDDQGNISDDTRIRAALPTINDLIGKGAKVILTSHFGRPKGDDFAARATDKNRLTPVAARLSELLGQTVAKPSDCIGPEVEAAVAAMQPGQVILLENVRFHPEEEKNDPEFAKQLASVADLYVNDAFGTAHRAHASTEGVTHYLKPSVAGYLIEKELQYLQSAIEEPKRPLAAIIGGSKVSSKITVIEALLEKVDKLLIGGGMIFTFYKARGLSVGKSLVEDDFIELAKSLEAKAKEKGVALLLPTDVVVADNFAPDANAQTVSVEAIPDGWMGLDIGPDSVKVFQEALADCKTVVWNGPMGVFEFDKFAAGTEAIARTLADITKTGATTIIGGGDSVAAVEKVGVADQMSHISTGGGASLELLEGKVLPGIAALDEA; the protein is encoded by the coding sequence GTGTCCAAAAAAACTCTAGCAAATTTGACTGCCGACGACCTACAGGGCAAGCGCGTCCTGGTGCGGGCTGATTTTAACGTACCGCTCGACGACCAGGGCAACATTTCTGACGATACGCGCATCCGCGCCGCCCTGCCCACCATCAACGACCTGATTGGCAAGGGTGCAAAGGTCATCCTCACCAGCCACTTTGGCCGTCCCAAGGGCGACGACTTCGCGGCTCGCGCTACGGACAAGAACCGCCTTACGCCCGTTGCTGCCCGCCTGTCGGAACTGCTGGGGCAAACCGTCGCCAAGCCGAGCGACTGCATTGGTCCAGAGGTAGAAGCCGCCGTTGCCGCCATGCAGCCCGGCCAGGTGATTTTGCTAGAGAACGTCCGCTTTCACCCCGAAGAAGAGAAAAACGACCCCGAATTTGCCAAACAGCTTGCGTCGGTGGCGGATCTGTATGTGAACGATGCCTTTGGCACGGCGCACCGGGCCCACGCTTCGACGGAAGGCGTGACCCACTATCTAAAGCCCTCCGTTGCGGGCTACCTGATTGAAAAAGAACTGCAATATCTGCAAAGCGCCATCGAGGAGCCGAAGCGTCCCCTAGCGGCGATTATCGGCGGCTCCAAGGTGTCGAGCAAAATCACCGTGATCGAGGCGCTGCTAGAGAAAGTGGACAAGCTGCTGATCGGCGGCGGCATGATCTTCACCTTCTACAAGGCGCGGGGGCTGAGCGTCGGCAAGTCGCTGGTGGAAGATGACTTTATCGAACTGGCGAAGTCGCTGGAAGCCAAGGCCAAAGAGAAGGGCGTGGCGCTGCTGCTGCCAACCGACGTGGTGGTGGCCGACAACTTCGCCCCCGATGCCAACGCCCAGACTGTTAGTGTAGAAGCCATTCCCGACGGCTGGATGGGGCTAGACATTGGCCCCGACTCGGTGAAAGTGTTCCAGGAGGCGCTGGCCGACTGCAAGACGGTGGTGTGGAACGGGCCGATGGGGGTGTTCGAGTTCGACAAGTTTGCAGCAGGGACGGAGGCGATCGCCCGCACCCTGGCCGACATCACCAAAACTGGCGCAACCACCATCATCGGCGGCGGCGACTCTGTGGCAGCGGTAGAAAAGGTGGGCGTGGCCGACCAAATGAGCCACATTTCCACAGGCGGTGGGGCCAGCCTGGAACTGCTAGAAGGCAAAGTGCTGCCAGGAATTGCGGCACTCGACGAAGCCTAG
- a CDS encoding helix-turn-helix domain-containing protein produces MSKAGLALKQVLKSYGITQYRISLEMGISRSNIHRWINEQADPAGDAILDIRDALQKIDPAAAKMFIQLYLQNDSH; encoded by the coding sequence ATGAGTAAGGCGGGATTAGCGCTCAAGCAGGTTCTCAAAAGCTATGGCATCACGCAGTACAGAATTTCTCTAGAAATGGGCATTTCCCGCTCTAATATTCATCGCTGGATCAACGAGCAGGCCGACCCAGCAGGCGACGCTATTCTGGACATTCGCGACGCGCTGCAAAAGATTGACCCAGCAGCGGCCAAGATGTTTATCCAGCTTTACTTGCAAAACGATAGCCACTAG
- the dprA gene encoding DNA-processing protein DprA produces MTDEQAYWLAWSQITGVGPTLLMRIYRHFGLLSAAWEANISDLEAVEGIGQATARAIAAARSSLNPETLFAEHQRDNPDIWTPADADYPRLLAEIPDPPPLLYYRGQVALAENRGEVGLVAIVGTRNPSSYGKQWTYRLVEALVQAGFTIVSGLAEGIDAIAHQACLDAGGRTIAVLGTGVNRVYPTSNRALAQQIDRKGLILSEYPRGTGPDRTHFPSRNRIIAGLCRATLVIEAGSKSGALITARVANDYGREVYALPGSLDNPQSRGCLELIAGGAQIIFGETPLLEALGAIPPLDAMPGRAAPTPSLAAPPTPDLPPRLVPIFQAIPPMPPEAIALDTLVQTTQLDTSSLLAALLELEMLGVVSQLPGMRYCRA; encoded by the coding sequence TTGACTGACGAACAAGCCTACTGGCTGGCATGGAGCCAGATTACGGGCGTGGGCCCGACGCTGCTGATGCGGATCTATCGGCACTTTGGGTTGCTGTCTGCGGCCTGGGAGGCTAACATTTCAGACCTGGAAGCCGTAGAGGGCATTGGCCAAGCGACGGCGCGGGCGATCGCCGCAGCCCGTTCTTCCCTCAACCCTGAAACCCTATTTGCAGAACATCAGCGCGACAATCCCGACATTTGGACACCCGCCGATGCCGACTATCCGCGCCTGCTGGCAGAAATCCCCGACCCGCCGCCACTGCTCTACTATCGCGGGCAAGTAGCGCTGGCAGAAAATCGCGGTGAAGTCGGTCTAGTGGCGATCGTGGGAACCCGCAACCCTTCCAGCTATGGCAAACAGTGGACATACCGCTTGGTAGAAGCGCTAGTGCAGGCCGGATTCACCATCGTCTCCGGGCTGGCGGAAGGCATCGATGCGATCGCCCATCAGGCCTGCCTCGACGCAGGCGGCCGCACGATCGCCGTCCTGGGCACCGGGGTCAACCGCGTCTATCCCACCAGCAACCGCGCCCTCGCCCAACAGATCGACCGCAAAGGGCTGATCCTCAGCGAATATCCCCGGGGCACCGGCCCCGACCGCACCCACTTCCCCAGCCGCAACCGCATCATCGCCGGACTCTGCCGCGCCACCCTAGTGATCGAAGCAGGCTCCAAATCGGGAGCGCTGATCACCGCCCGCGTCGCCAACGACTATGGCCGCGAGGTCTACGCCCTCCCTGGCTCTCTCGACAATCCCCAGTCTCGCGGCTGCTTGGAGCTAATTGCAGGTGGCGCACAGATCATTTTCGGCGAAACTCCGCTGCTAGAAGCTCTTGGCGCAATTCCGCCATTGGATGCGATGCCGGGCCGGGCCGCACCAACGCCATCTCTGGCTGCACCTCCCACACCAGACCTACCGCCCCGCCTAGTGCCGATTTTTCAGGCGATTCCACCCATGCCACCAGAGGCGATCGCCCTCGACACCCTGGTACAAACCACCCAACTCGACACCAGCAGCCTCCTCGCCGCCCTGCTGGAGCTAGAAATGCTGGGTGTCGTCTCGCAACTGCCCGGAATGCGCTATTGCCGAGCGTGA
- a CDS encoding alkaline phosphatase family protein: MPTPKPRLLIIGLDCMEPSLVFDRWRADLPNLSRLMAAGSYGRMESSIPAITVPAWSCMMSGRDPGELGIYGFRNRADRSYGKMAIADGRAVKVPRLWDLLGDAGWTVAALSVPGTSPPYPVNGSLVSCFLTPSRDVPYTHPPELAAQINEWMPDFLLDVPEFRSEEKARILQNIYDLCNQRFDLAEKLIERDQPDFLMLVDMGVDRIHHSFWKPMDPTHPQHEPGSPFANAIHDYYCHVDRRVGEILDKCDAETAVLVVSDHGARPLMGGICVNEWLIKWGYLTLKQPPSEPLPLDQVEVDWSRTKAWGAGGYYGRIFMNVQGREPQGVIPLAEYEQARSHLADLLASIPTPDGQPMPNRVMKPQQIYQKVRGVAPDLIAYFDELAWRSVGTVGDGSLYTTNNDTGPDDANHAPFGLMIFHDPRQPKGGQVLEGATLYDILPTLLHRYGLQPPANLRGKILPI, encoded by the coding sequence ATGCCTACCCCCAAACCCCGCCTTCTGATCATCGGCCTCGACTGCATGGAGCCATCGCTGGTGTTTGACCGCTGGCGAGCAGATTTGCCCAACCTGTCGCGGCTGATGGCGGCGGGCAGCTATGGACGCATGGAGAGCAGCATTCCTGCCATCACCGTTCCCGCCTGGAGCTGCATGATGAGCGGGCGCGATCCGGGAGAACTGGGGATCTATGGATTTCGCAACCGGGCGGATCGGAGCTATGGCAAGATGGCGATCGCCGATGGTCGAGCGGTCAAGGTTCCGCGCCTGTGGGACTTGCTCGGCGACGCAGGCTGGACAGTCGCCGCGCTCAGCGTTCCCGGCACCTCGCCGCCCTACCCGGTGAATGGCTCCCTCGTGTCCTGCTTCCTCACGCCCAGCCGCGACGTGCCCTACACGCACCCGCCGGAGCTGGCCGCGCAGATCAATGAGTGGATGCCCGACTTTTTGCTAGACGTGCCGGAATTTCGCTCTGAGGAGAAGGCGCGAATCCTCCAAAACATCTACGACCTCTGCAACCAGCGGTTTGACCTGGCAGAAAAGCTGATCGAACGTGACCAGCCCGATTTCCTAATGCTGGTAGACATGGGCGTTGATCGCATCCACCACTCCTTCTGGAAGCCGATGGACCCCACCCACCCACAGCACGAGCCGGGGTCGCCCTTTGCCAACGCCATCCACGACTACTACTGCCACGTCGATCGGCGCGTGGGCGAAATTTTGGACAAGTGCGACGCGGAGACCGCCGTGCTGGTGGTGTCCGATCACGGGGCGCGGCCGCTGATGGGCGGCATCTGCGTCAACGAGTGGCTGATCAAGTGGGGGTATCTGACGCTAAAGCAACCCCCTTCGGAACCGCTGCCGCTGGATCAGGTCGAGGTGGACTGGAGCCGAACGAAAGCCTGGGGCGCGGGCGGCTACTATGGGCGCATTTTTATGAATGTGCAGGGGCGCGAACCGCAGGGCGTGATTCCCCTGGCGGAATATGAGCAAGCGCGATCGCACCTCGCAGATCTCCTCGCCAGCATCCCCACTCCCGACGGGCAGCCCATGCCCAACCGCGTCATGAAACCCCAGCAGATTTACCAAAAGGTGCGCGGCGTGGCTCCCGACCTGATTGCCTATTTCGACGAACTCGCCTGGCGCTCGGTGGGTACAGTCGGTGACGGCTCGCTTTACACTACAAATAATGACACCGGGCCAGACGATGCCAATCATGCCCCCTTTGGGCTGATGATTTTCCATGACCCGCGCCAGCCTAAGGGCGGCCAGGTTCTAGAGGGCGCGACGCTTTACGATATCCTGCCCACTTTGCTACACCGCTACGGCCTCCAGCCCCCTGCCAATCTGCGCGGCAAAATCCTTCCCATCTAG
- a CDS encoding NAD-dependent epimerase/dehydratase family protein codes for MRVLVMGGTRFIGVYLTKLLVAQGHEVVLFNRGNKPTPVPGIRQITGDRTDPLQLKTSLSGESFDAVFDNNGRELSDTQPLVDIFNGRIQHFVYVSSAGVYLKSDQMPHVEGDAVDPNSRHKGKFETEAYLAESGVPFTSIRPVYIYGPQNYNDLEAWFFDRIVRDRPVPIPGNGMALTQFGHCQDLAAAMAAVLGNDRAIGQIYNVSGDRAVTFDGLARACAAAAGKDPSSLSIVHYDPKKFDFGKRKAFPMRVQHFFTDIHKAKTELGWQPQFDLVSGLADSFQNDYLVSGRDKAEIDFSLDDEILAACA; via the coding sequence ATGCGCGTGTTGGTGATGGGCGGAACCCGGTTTATTGGCGTGTACCTGACGAAACTGCTCGTGGCGCAGGGCCACGAAGTCGTGCTGTTTAACCGGGGCAACAAACCCACACCCGTCCCGGGCATCCGGCAGATCACGGGCGATCGCACCGACCCGCTCCAGCTCAAAACCAGCCTCTCCGGCGAATCCTTCGACGCCGTGTTCGACAACAACGGCCGCGAACTCAGCGACACCCAGCCCCTGGTGGATATTTTCAACGGGCGAATCCAGCATTTTGTCTACGTTAGCTCGGCCGGAGTTTATCTCAAATCTGACCAGATGCCCCACGTCGAAGGCGATGCGGTCGATCCCAACAGCCGTCACAAAGGCAAGTTTGAAACCGAAGCTTACCTGGCCGAGTCCGGCGTTCCCTTCACCTCCATCCGCCCGGTCTACATCTATGGCCCGCAAAACTACAACGACTTAGAAGCCTGGTTCTTTGACCGTATTGTGCGCGATCGCCCCGTTCCCATTCCCGGCAACGGCATGGCCCTGACCCAGTTTGGACATTGCCAGGATTTGGCAGCGGCGATGGCGGCTGTGTTAGGAAACGACCGGGCGATTGGGCAGATTTATAACGTGTCGGGCGATCGCGCCGTCACCTTCGACGGGCTGGCCCGCGCCTGCGCTGCCGCCGCTGGCAAAGACCCCAGCAGCCTCAGCATCGTCCATTACGACCCCAAAAAATTCGACTTTGGCAAGCGCAAAGCCTTTCCCATGCGCGTGCAGCACTTTTTCACCGACATCCACAAAGCCAAAACCGAGCTAGGCTGGCAGCCTCAGTTTGACTTAGTTTCCGGTCTTGCCGACTCGTTCCAAAACGACTACCTCGTCAGCGGCCGCGACAAAGCCGAGATCGACTTCTCCCTGGACGATGAAATTCTGGCGGCCTGCGCTTGA
- the guaA gene encoding glutamine-hydrolyzing GMP synthase has product MIVILDFGSQYSELIARRIRETQVYSEVLSYRTTPEQIRQLSPRGIILSGGPNSVYDERAPHCDPEIWNLGIPILGVCYGMQLMVQQLGGGVERAERGEYGKAALFIDDPTDLLTNVEDGTTMWMSHGDSVTAMPEGFELLAHTENTPCAAIAHHERKLYGVQFHPEVVHSLGGQALIRNFVYHICECQPTWTTAAFVEETIREIRAKVGDKRVLLALSGGVDSSTLAFLLHRAIGDQLTCMFIDQGFMRKHEPERLLKLFQEQFHIPVEYINARERFLERIKGVTDPEEKRKRIGHEFIRVFEEESKRLGPFDYLAQGTLYPDVIESADTNVDPQTGERVAVKIKSHHNVGGLPKDLRFKLVEPLRKLFKDEVRKVGRSIGLPEEIVNRHPFPGPGLAIRILGEVTAEKLEILRDADLIVRQEVNRSGTYGMFWQAFAVLLPIRSVGVMGDQRTYAYPIVLRFVSSEDGMTADWSRAPYDLLETISNRIVNEVRGVNRVVYDITSKPPGTIEWE; this is encoded by the coding sequence ATGATCGTCATTCTGGATTTTGGTTCTCAATATTCCGAGCTAATCGCCCGCCGCATTCGCGAAACCCAGGTTTATTCCGAGGTGCTGAGCTATCGCACCACGCCAGAGCAGATCCGCCAACTCAGCCCCAGGGGCATCATCCTGTCAGGCGGGCCTAACTCGGTCTACGACGAGCGGGCCCCCCACTGCGACCCCGAAATTTGGAACCTGGGCATTCCTATCCTAGGGGTGTGCTACGGAATGCAGCTCATGGTGCAGCAACTTGGCGGCGGCGTGGAACGGGCTGAGCGCGGCGAATACGGCAAAGCAGCCCTGTTTATCGATGATCCCACGGATCTGCTGACCAACGTGGAAGACGGCACGACCATGTGGATGAGCCACGGCGATTCGGTGACGGCCATGCCGGAAGGGTTTGAACTGTTGGCCCATACCGAAAATACGCCCTGCGCGGCGATCGCCCACCACGAGCGCAAACTCTACGGCGTACAGTTTCACCCCGAAGTCGTCCATTCCCTCGGCGGACAGGCCCTCATCCGCAATTTCGTCTACCACATTTGCGAGTGCCAGCCCACTTGGACAACGGCGGCCTTCGTCGAAGAAACCATTCGAGAAATCCGCGCTAAGGTGGGCGACAAGCGGGTGCTGCTGGCACTGTCGGGCGGGGTCGATTCCTCGACGCTGGCGTTTTTGCTGCATCGGGCAATTGGCGACCAACTCACCTGCATGTTCATCGACCAAGGCTTCATGCGGAAACATGAGCCAGAGCGCCTGCTGAAGCTGTTTCAGGAGCAGTTCCACATTCCAGTGGAATACATCAACGCACGGGAGCGATTTCTGGAACGCATCAAGGGCGTGACCGATCCCGAAGAAAAACGAAAGCGGATCGGGCACGAGTTCATTCGCGTGTTTGAAGAAGAATCCAAGCGGCTGGGGCCGTTTGACTATCTGGCCCAGGGCACGCTCTATCCCGATGTGATTGAGTCGGCAGATACGAACGTTGACCCGCAAACAGGCGAGCGTGTTGCAGTAAAAATCAAGAGCCACCACAATGTGGGCGGCTTGCCCAAGGATCTGCGATTCAAGCTGGTAGAGCCGCTGCGGAAGCTGTTCAAAGACGAAGTGCGGAAGGTGGGCCGCTCCATTGGGCTGCCCGAAGAAATCGTCAACCGTCACCCCTTCCCTGGCCCGGGTCTGGCAATCCGCATCCTGGGCGAAGTCACGGCTGAAAAGCTGGAAATTTTGCGGGATGCTGACCTAATCGTGCGCCAAGAGGTGAACCGCAGCGGCACCTATGGCATGTTCTGGCAAGCCTTTGCGGTGCTGCTGCCGATCCGTAGTGTGGGTGTCATGGGCGACCAGCGGACGTATGCTTACCCCATTGTGCTGCGGTTTGTTTCCAGTGAAGATGGCATGACTGCTGACTGGTCACGTGCCCCTTATGACCTGCTGGAAACCATTTCCAATCGCATCGTCAACGAGGTGCGGGGCGTGAATCGGGTCGTGTATGACATTACCTCTAAGCCGCCTGGAACTATTGAGTGGGAATAG
- a CDS encoding transaldolase: MATLLDQLREMTVVVADTGDIQAIEKFTPRDATTNPSLITAAAQMPQYQEIVDETLKQAKADAGSGATDSQVATLAFDRLAVEFGKRILAIVPQRVSTEVDARLSYDTEATIAKGRELIAQYEAAGISRDRILIKIASTWEGIKAAEVLEKEGIHCNLTLLFGLHQAIACAESGVTLISPFVGRILDWYKKETGRDYAPAEDPGVLSVTKIYNYYKKFGYPTEVMGASFRNIGEIIELAGCDLLTISPSLLAELQATEGQLVRKLDPAKAATMDIEKITIDKATFDKMHAEDRMASEKLDEGIKGFTKALETLEALLAKRLAQIEGGALVNHAAEDLFKAYDLDGDGFITREEWLGTDAVFDALDENKDGKITPEEVHAGLGGALLAGV; the protein is encoded by the coding sequence ATGGCAACTTTACTCGATCAACTGCGCGAGATGACGGTCGTCGTCGCGGATACGGGCGACATTCAGGCTATTGAAAAGTTCACACCCCGCGATGCCACGACCAATCCTTCGCTGATTACGGCGGCCGCGCAAATGCCGCAATATCAAGAAATTGTGGATGAAACGCTGAAGCAGGCTAAGGCAGATGCGGGGTCTGGCGCGACGGACTCGCAGGTGGCCACGCTGGCGTTTGACCGGCTGGCCGTGGAGTTTGGCAAGCGGATTTTGGCGATTGTGCCGCAGCGCGTCTCGACCGAGGTGGATGCTCGCCTGTCCTACGACACCGAAGCCACCATTGCCAAGGGGCGCGAACTGATTGCCCAATATGAAGCAGCGGGCATTTCGCGCGATCGCATTTTGATCAAAATCGCCTCCACCTGGGAAGGCATCAAAGCTGCCGAAGTGCTGGAAAAAGAAGGCATCCACTGCAACCTGACGCTGCTGTTTGGGCTGCATCAGGCGATCGCCTGCGCCGAATCAGGCGTGACATTGATTTCGCCGTTCGTCGGCCGGATTCTCGACTGGTACAAAAAAGAAACCGGACGGGATTACGCACCCGCCGAAGATCCGGGCGTTCTCTCCGTCACCAAAATCTACAACTACTACAAGAAGTTTGGCTATCCGACTGAGGTCATGGGCGCAAGCTTCCGCAACATTGGTGAAATCATCGAGCTGGCAGGCTGTGACTTGCTGACAATCTCCCCTTCCCTCCTTGCTGAGTTGCAAGCCACAGAAGGGCAATTAGTTCGCAAGCTCGACCCAGCCAAGGCGGCCACGATGGATATCGAGAAGATCACCATCGACAAAGCCACCTTTGACAAAATGCACGCCGAAGACCGCATGGCCTCCGAAAAGCTAGACGAGGGCATCAAGGGTTTTACCAAAGCACTGGAAACCCTGGAAGCCCTGCTGGCTAAGCGGCTGGCACAAATCGAAGGCGGAGCGCTGGTAAACCATGCCGCTGAAGACCTGTTCAAAGCCTACGATCTAGACGGCGACGGCTTCATCACCCGCGAAGAGTGGCTGGGCACCGACGCGGTGTTCGACGCACTGGACGAAAACAAAGACGGCAAAATCACGCCAGAAGAAGTCCACGCAGGGCTGGGCGGGGCGCTGCTGGCTGGCGTTTAG
- a CDS encoding protein kinase domain-containing protein — translation MDAGASPQPSPSNSGQRAMAVVLVTDAVGYNSRMADDQEHTLSLIRRDLQKMRQLCQQFEGIVLKSLDDGLVMYFVSTDRAVNCAIEIQKSMAQLLQELPEDDVLSHRIGIHLGEVVVQANDVTGQAVTVATRLQEEAAPRGICMSQAVYDAVKSRISLSASYVGSLKLKNLQEAIQAYQITPAVPANVTPGGSSIEESELTLGTLINNRYRIQRVLGQGGFGRTYLASDEHCFGDACVLKEFVPASRTEYVVQKSRELFEREARVLYQINHPQIPRFLAWLTDRGRLFLVQEYINGKTYGQLLQERQRRGEPPFSEAEIVQWLCDLLPVLEYLHGLNILHRDISPENIMLPNGQTHPVLIDFGLVKQTVSQILAAAGSSPGSAQASVVGKFGYSPPEQIRMGQCYPCSDLYALGVSAVVLLTGQDLSVLMEHTSLEWRWREYADVSDRLVRILDRLLSEKPKDRYQTAREVLADLRALSLPEVNEDRLIEVQIDLDQSKRQRQVDEIVQSAFFQDLMQNLDRFRGSFDSLVAEPDEPNPSPEAVSFEGFNNPPAGSSPDSPPVPQVLFGISAIQPGVAEDAVWRTSFPSLDADAEDFPEYAGDESIHLSPAAPDGDLLDNRLTEPPAATESPFTEPPPATLQHTIEMPLADTSIPLHQPRVPALWLEACRRELAECIGPMAKLLLDSVLAKQTGLSAEALVEAIAIKIPNSGQANQFRSRMQSRAIAALLESPDPVPPPVSISESAPEMRLQPQEPAPGAAVDKAVDQTVDQTVDQTFVAQCRQALSEAIGPMAGLVLRDVVARHPNANPAELVEAIATKIPNPQAAAAFRQRLKPLM, via the coding sequence ATGGATGCTGGAGCCTCCCCACAACCGAGTCCCTCTAATTCGGGCCAGCGGGCCATGGCGGTCGTGCTGGTCACAGACGCGGTGGGCTACAACTCGCGCATGGCCGACGACCAAGAGCATACCCTCAGCCTGATCCGGCGCGACTTGCAAAAAATGCGCCAGCTTTGCCAGCAGTTTGAAGGAATCGTGCTGAAATCGCTAGACGATGGGCTGGTGATGTACTTCGTCAGCACCGATCGGGCAGTAAATTGCGCGATCGAAATTCAAAAATCAATGGCACAGCTTCTGCAAGAACTGCCTGAAGACGATGTGCTGAGCCATCGCATCGGCATTCACCTGGGCGAAGTTGTCGTGCAGGCGAACGACGTGACCGGGCAGGCAGTGACCGTGGCCACGCGGCTCCAGGAAGAAGCGGCTCCACGCGGCATCTGCATGTCGCAGGCAGTCTACGACGCGGTAAAGTCGAGGATTTCCCTGAGTGCGTCCTATGTGGGGTCACTGAAGCTCAAGAACCTGCAAGAAGCGATTCAGGCATACCAGATCACCCCCGCTGTGCCGGCCAACGTCACCCCCGGCGGCAGTTCCATCGAAGAATCAGAACTAACCCTGGGCACGCTGATCAACAATCGCTACCGGATTCAGCGAGTGCTGGGGCAGGGCGGCTTTGGGCGGACGTACTTAGCGTCTGACGAACACTGCTTTGGCGATGCCTGCGTGCTAAAGGAGTTTGTGCCCGCCAGCCGCACGGAATATGTGGTGCAAAAGTCGCGGGAACTGTTTGAGCGCGAGGCGCGGGTGCTATATCAGATTAACCACCCCCAGATTCCCCGCTTTCTGGCGTGGCTGACCGACCGGGGGCGGCTGTTTCTCGTGCAGGAATATATCAACGGCAAGACCTACGGCCAGCTTTTGCAAGAGCGGCAGCGGCGAGGAGAGCCGCCCTTTTCCGAAGCGGAAATTGTGCAGTGGCTCTGCGACCTGCTGCCCGTGCTGGAGTATCTGCACGGCTTGAACATCCTGCACCGCGACATTTCTCCCGAAAACATCATGCTGCCCAACGGCCAGACCCATCCAGTGCTGATCGACTTTGGGCTGGTCAAGCAGACCGTTAGTCAAATCCTCGCGGCGGCGGGCAGCAGTCCTGGCAGTGCCCAGGCATCGGTGGTGGGCAAGTTTGGCTATTCGCCGCCGGAGCAGATTCGCATGGGGCAATGCTATCCGTGCAGCGATCTATATGCGCTGGGCGTGAGTGCGGTGGTGCTGCTGACGGGGCAAGACCTGAGTGTGCTGATGGAGCATACGTCGCTGGAGTGGCGCTGGCGGGAGTATGCCGATGTGAGCGATCGCCTCGTGCGGATTCTTGATCGGCTGCTGTCAGAAAAGCCGAAGGATCGCTACCAAACGGCGCGGGAAGTGCTAGCCGATCTGCGGGCGCTGTCGCTGCCGGAGGTCAACGAAGACCGCCTGATCGAGGTGCAAATCGACTTAGACCAGAGCAAGCGGCAGCGGCAGGTGGATGAAATCGTGCAGTCAGCCTTTTTTCAAGACCTGATGCAAAACCTCGATCGGTTTCGTGGCAGCTTTGACTCACTAGTTGCAGAACCAGATGAGCCGAACCCGTCCCCAGAAGCGGTGTCCTTCGAGGGTTTTAACAATCCACCCGCAGGTTCATCTCCCGATTCACCGCCTGTCCCGCAGGTGCTATTCGGCATTTCTGCGATTCAGCCTGGTGTTGCAGAAGATGCAGTTTGGAGAACATCGTTTCCTTCGCTGGATGCCGACGCGGAGGACTTTCCTGAATATGCAGGGGATGAGTCCATTCACTTGTCTCCAGCCGCGCCAGACGGCGATCTATTGGACAATCGGTTGACCGAGCCGCCCGCCGCAACGGAATCGCCCTTTACCGAACCGCCGCCCGCCACACTCCAGCACACGATTGAAATGCCATTGGCAGACACGAGCATCCCGCTGCACCAGCCCCGCGTGCCTGCGCTCTGGCTGGAGGCGTGCCGTCGGGAACTGGCGGAGTGTATTGGCCCGATGGCAAAGCTACTGCTGGACTCGGTTTTGGCGAAGCAAACGGGGCTATCGGCAGAGGCGCTGGTGGAGGCGATCGCCATCAAAATTCCCAACTCCGGCCAGGCAAACCAGTTTCGCAGCCGGATGCAAAGTCGGGCGATCGCCGCTCTGTTGGAATCCCCCGACCCCGTGCCGCCGCCCGTTTCCATCAGCGAATCTGCGCCCGAAATGCGGCTTCAGCCTCAGGAGCCTGCACCGGGCGCAGCGGTTGATAAGGCAGTTGACCAGACAGTTGACCAGACAGTTGACCAGACATTTGTGGCGCAGTGCCGTCAGGCGCTCTCTGAGGCAATTGGCCCAATGGCTGGACTCGTTTTGCGGGACGTGGTGGCTCGGCATCCAAACGCGAACCCAGCAGAACTAGTGGAGGCGATCGCCACGAAAATCCCCAATCCCCAAGCGGCAGCAGCATTTCGGCAACGCCTGAAGCCTTTGATGTAA